One part of the Anopheles coustani chromosome 2, idAnoCousDA_361_x.2, whole genome shotgun sequence genome encodes these proteins:
- the LOC131266640 gene encoding condensin complex subunit 3, translating to MAPRKRKVVVAAPVPSPEKVKFSTAVMQTMLNAQAKETTHPKLINQLKRLYTSVPHDSFMKSFLQVIKRQMQHEETNEYANNVLKFCAKFVAEPEYSEQSVTHPVMESIFNWLLSTISGAPLVRFRICQLVNLILNALGSDATLDDTICDKILRYMLERMRDVSQQVRVQAVLALQRLQDPSSPEDTVVRAYTYHLDKDPSAKVRQTIITCLGRNYRSIPNILERLWDVDDRVRRHTYMQMSSFPVRQYKVAQRLKFLEQGLSDHSESVRKVVRNVMIPQWVESYQRDCVAFVEALKLDADEQEMDRFRKTSKMALSEIFSKNGVKEMTEILQFSEENRTVALDQLTIERAICWQAMLEHIQKTKPDELEDYMPELSKFCEYLKLLVENPGMAAFVKCTNSNTTNISNQTSPGQPDGMDKLQQLYYQYILLTLLEIVTMYDFGDVFGCDSLKLVLSGILCSETLNEMNVKSIMQTFEKLLPDVETRLKFFVDLVNSILEPSRQDVSNSSRVLVESYLEQHPEQTALKMKISSLRLKILDLKEQETLLVQKKDYAGAQCVSEKLNQCNEEYANLVKPLLQEMTTSISNTTGESSSTLVFRDSILKPKRMTQATIIKCLQVCFYLVNSTTVRGLDPTVCDLYKSFISRYVQSAQLHTRNWALRASTAFSMLYDGLSKDTFQLLYQQFLDTASTRLWKTAIEGVFELLDRYGFEHFDLDKDDTAKDDSSRTNKSSRQLFNRHSVGYPDDLSSSTTCNGNEFYKMSIHFMDTCDDNVICSTIIEGFCRLILHGHCTSPDIVSKLLLRFFNPTTDPETQQVLGIFFEAMIRKKRQELLQKALLRTLFAVLEAPNESPLAEVHPETVVKFVINSTQPIFCSPGVNPHNAIAVTFLRVVHDNLTLKDLLRILSNQLLVLDITEDPALRGDLASAVNGILQESNLDPKIVKKLSTFREMMLGKIREPLSFSSSRAPTTLTTSATELGEEAIESPSTEKEPREAEQDDDDDELREEEEEEDEDVEVDRSSDRPKINKSILQEDSDADLLASPMKAADVPNTPSSPVPMTTPPQLERSESSMKSLRRSLCFGSCPPPKGPPKTSTIPAPSSEGTFKVPDAPALRKIRGRTKEPSTSSAMKDRTMQQAQKEKDREQVEEFEIPATQEAEDDHSSGNSHETDSDSEIPETQSTPLTTGRKKSITGRTSARRNASAAGKRSDSTSSSSTSESTSDGEVVNGSPNVTVSRIDRSARPLNKVAAKTLYERSIATPGTMPRITRHVSRQQTINGKVMTRKSLSAFGAASPKLPASEGERKSRARQSNAKTPSHQTAKKPTKTAEKVSTPDRPSRASTSRRSKNVDEQSPSPSASASKTHSTTTNVPSGTPSSSLPKTPTRTSARGGNVGSNVAQPAAVSSPGKRFRDRKPPATDANSSTDSGTSTSSPIRLKRAAVVLTPLSVASHRHSKHREGITGAITSTSTPIQTTSPRSRPSRKSVSRK from the exons ATGGCACCGCGCAAGCGAAAAGTGGTGGTAGCTGCACCCGTTCCTTCGCCGGAAAAGGTGAAATTTTCCACGGCCGTTATGCAGACGATGCTAAATGCGCAAGCAAAAGAAACGACGCACCCCAAGCTGATCAACCAGCTTAAGCGACTGTACACGTCCGTGCCGCACGATTCGTTCATGAAATCCTTCCTCCAGGTCATCAAACGACAGATGCAACACGAAGAAACAAACGAGTATGCGAACAACGTGCTAAAGTTCTGTGCCAAGTTCGTCGCCGAGCCCGAGTACAGCGAGCAGTCGGTAACGCACCCGGTGATGGAATCGATCTTCAACTGGTTGCTCAGCACCATCAGCGGCGCTCCGTTGGTACGGTTTCGCATTTGCCAACTGGTGAACCTGATCTTGAACGCGCTGGGATCCGATGCCACCCTGGACGACACGATTTGTGACAAAATTTTGCGCTACATGCTCGAACGGATGCGAGACGTATCGCAGCAGGTGCGCGTGCAGGCCGTGCTGGCTCTCCAGCGGCTGCAGGATCCGAGCAGTCCGGAGGATACCGTCGTTCGCGCGTACACCTACCATCTCGACAAGGACCCGTCGGCCAAGGTGCGCCAAACGATCATTACTTGCCTGGGGCGCAACTATCGCTCGATTCCGAACATCCTCGAGCGGCTGTGGGACGTGGATGACCGCGTCCGGCGCCACACATACATGCAGATGAGTAGCTTCCCAGTTCGCCAGTATAAGGTGGCGCAGCGGCTCAAGTTCCTCGAGCAGGGCCTCAGTGATCATTCGGAGAGCGTACGCAAGGTGGTGCGGAATGTAATGATACCGCAATGGGTCGAATCGTATCAGCGCGACTGTGTGGCGTTTGTCGAGGCCCTTAAGCTCGATGCCGATGAGCAGGAAATGGATCGCTTTCGTAAAACATCGAAAATGGCTCTTAGCGAAATCTTCAG caAAAACGGCGTGAAGGAAATGACGGAGATATTGCAGTTTAGCGAAGAAAACAGGACCGTCGCCCTGGATCAGTTGACCATTGAGCGCGCCATTTGCTGGCAGGCAATGTTGGAACACATCCAAAAGACTAAGCCAGACGAGCTGGAAGATTACATGCCAGAGTTGAGCAAATTTTGCGAGTACCTCAAACTGTTAGTTGAAAATCCCGGCATGGCCGCGTTCGTAAAGTGCACAAACAGCAATACGACGAACATCAGCAACCAAACGTCCCCGGGCCAGCCGGACGGGATGGACAAACTGCAACAACTTTACTACCAGTACATCCTGTTGACGCTGCTGGAGATTGTCACAATGTACGACTTTGGCGACGTGTTTGGGTGTGACAGCTTGAAGCTTGTGCTGTCCGGTATCCTGTGTAGCGAGACGCTCAACGAGATGAACGTAAAGAGCATAATGCAAACGTTCGAAAAGCTGCTGCCGGACGTTGAGACACGGTTGAAGTTTTTCGTCGACCTTGTTAACTCCATACTCGAGCCATCTCGCCAGGACGTCTCAAATAGTTCGCGCGTTCTCGTCGAATCCTATCTCGAGCAGCACCCGGAGCAGACGGCGCTGAAGATGAAAATTTCATCTTTGCGCCTGAAGATACTCGACCTGAAAGAGCAGGAAACGCTGCTTGTACAGAAGAAGGACTATGCCGGCGCGCAGTGCGTCTCGGAAAAGCTGAACCAGTGCAACGAAGAGTACGCCAACCTGGTGAAGCCTTTGCTGCAAGAGATGACGACGTCCATCTCGAACACGACGGGTGAATCCAGTTCGACGCTGGTGTTTCGTGACTCGATATTAAAGCCCAAACGGATGACACAAGCGACGATCATCAAGTGTCTGCAGGTGTGTTTCTACCTCGTCAACAGTACGACGGTGCGCGGACTCGACCCAACCGTTTGCGATCTGTACAAGTCGTTTATCAGCCGGTACGTGCAATCGGCCCAGTTGCACACCCGAAACTGGGCCCTTCGGGCGTCCACCGCGTTCAGTATGCTGTACGATGGGCTGAGCAAAGATACGTTTCAATTGCTGTACCAGCAGTTCCTGGATACGGCATCGACGCGCCTCTGGAAGACGGCGATCGAGGGCGTGTTCGAGCTGCTCGATCGGTACGGGTTCGAGCACTTCGATCTCGACAAGGACGATACCGCGAAGGACGACTCGTCACGCACGAACAAGAGCTCGCGCCAGCTGTTCAACCGGCACAGCGTCGGCTATCCGGACGATCTGTCGTCCTCCACCACGTGCAACGGTAATGAATTTTACAAAATGTCCATCCACTTCATGGATACCTGTGACGACAACGTGATCTGCTCGACCATCATCGAAGGCTTCTGCCGGTTGATCCTGCACGGCCACTGTACCTCGCCGGACATCGTGTCCAAGCTGCTGTTGCGCTTCTTCAATCCAACCACCGATCCGGAAACGCAGCAAGTGCTCGGAATCTTCTTCGAAGCGATGATAAGGAAAAAGCGTCAGGAGCTGCTGCAGAAGGCACTGCTGCGGACGCTCTTTGCCGTGCTGGAGGCCCCGAACGAGAGCCCACTGGCCGAGGTGCACCCGGAGACGGTGGTAAAGTTCGTGATCAACTCGACGCAGCCAATTTTTTGCAGTCCGGGCGTCAATCCGCACAATGCCATCGCGGTTACCTTCCTGCGCGTCGTGCATGACAATCTGACGCTCAAGGATCTGCTGCGAATACTCAGTAATCAGCTGCTCGTGCTCGACATTACGGAAGATCCGGCACTGCGCGGTGACCTCGCGAGTGCGGTCAATGGTATACTGCAGGAGTCGAATCTCGACCcgaaaattgtgaaaaaactATCCACCTTCCGCGAGATGATGTTGGGCAAAATCCGCGAGccactttcgttttcttcctcgCGCGCTCCAACGACGCTGACGACGAGTGCGACCGAACTCGGTGAAGAGGCCATCGAATCGCCATCGACTGAAAAGGAACCGAGGGAAGCTGAGcaagacgatgacgatgatgagctgcgggaggaagaggaggaagaggacgaAGACGTAGAAGTGGATAGATCAAGCGATCGTCCGAAGATCAACAAATCCATCCTCCAGGAGGATTCCGACGCGGATCTGCTAGCTTCGCCTATGAAAGCGGCCGATGTTCCAAACACCCCATCATCACCCGTTCCGATGACGACCCCTCCCCAGTTAGAACGTTCGGAAAGTTCGATGAAGTCTTTGCGTCGCTCGCTATGCTTTGGTTCCTGTCCACCACCAAAGGGACCTCCGAAAACGAGCACCATCCCCGCTCCTTCATCGGAAGGAACGTTCAAGGTGCCCGATGCGCCTGCGTTGCGCAAGATCCGTGGCCGAACAAAGGAACCGTCCACAAGCAGTGCAATGAAAGACCGGACAATGCAACAAGCACAGAAAGAGAAAGACAGGGAGCAGGTGGAAGAATTTGAGATTCCTGCTACACAGGAAGCTGAGGACGATCACTCCAGCGGGAACTCCCATGAAACGGACAGTGACAGCGAGATTCCAGAAACGCAGTCCACTCCGTTAACGACCGGTCGGAAAAAAAGTATCACGGGTCGGACAAGTGCGCGCCGTAACGCATCGGCCGCCGGCAAAAGATCGGATTCGACCAGCAGTAGTTCCACGAGCGAATCAACGTCGGATGGGGAGGTCGTTAATGGGTCGCCGAACGTAACG GTAAGCCGAATAGATCGTTCCGCGCGTCCGTTGAACAAGGTGGCGGCCAAAACGTTGTACGAGCGGAGTATCGCGACACCTGGAACGATGCCGCGCATCACTCGCCACGTCAGCCGACAGCAAACGATCAACGGTAAGGTGATGACGCGCAAGTCACTCTCGGCATTCGGTGCTGCATCGCCAAAGCTGCCCGCCAGCGAAGGTGAACGCAAATCACGTGCGAGACAATCCAACGCCAAAACACCCTCCCACCAAACGGCCAAAAAGCCGACGAAAACGGCCGAAAAGGTGTCTACGCCAGATCGTCCCAGCCGAGCCTCGACTTCTCGACGCTCGAAAAATGTGGACGAACAGTCACCGTCACCGTCGGCTTCCGCTTCCAAAACACATTCGACCACGACGAACGTCCCGTCGGGAACACCGTCTTCGAGTCTCCCAAAAACGCCCACCCGAACGTCGGCAAGAGGGGGGAACGTCGGCTCTAACGTAGCTCAGCCAGCAGCCGTATCTTCTCCCGGGAAGCGATTCCGTGACCGTAAGCCACCGGCAACCGATGCCAACAGCAGCACCGACAGTGGGACGTCCACGTCGAGCCCGATTAGGTTGAAGCGAGCTGCGGTCGTACTGACACCGCTCAGTGTCGCCAGCCATCGCCATTCGAAACACCGGGAAGGTATCACCGGCGCTATAACCAGCACCAGTACGCCAATCCAGACCACTTCACCCCGCAGCAGACCGAGCCGGAAGTCTGTGTCGCGGAAGTAA
- the LOC131266664 gene encoding activating signal cointegrator 1 complex subunit 1 produces MDVMSPQLMWIGTRCYRVNHTKMPNSDDQELSERPQGYVEDDIYGDDREEEEYDIELNEAGKFQTAFHVPAAFYAMIIGAKGQTRQRLEAETKAQIKVPKQGTTGNIVITATTRKSVAAARSRIELIVIGARNKQQFTHFLSVPLNNPAIMKRFIDFREKLLTKLPPAFRVDESLFQQPEKLHITLCTLSLMDNEDRANAAQVLQDCQDAIISPLLKENGPMELRVRGLEYMNDDPHAVDVLYAKIESPTLQSIADRIYEYFISKGLMQRKYDHVKLHATLINSLFRTSSGDNVDEKEAERRRITFDASEILRLYGDFDFGQLTVNEIHLSQRYSTSCTGFYEATATIKL; encoded by the exons ATGGATGTAATGTCTCCCCAACTCATGTGGATTGGCACGCGGTGCTACAGAGTGAATCATACCAAAATGCCCAATTCTGACGACCAAGAGTTGTCCGAACGACCGCAAGGCTACGTAGAAGACGATATTTATGGTGATGATCGTGAAGAGGAGGAATACGACATAGAACTGAACGAGGCGGGGAAATTTCAAACGGCTTTCCACGTGCCAGC AGCGTTCTACGCAATGATCATCGGAGCAAAGGGACAAACGCGCCAGCGGCTGGAGGCTGAAACGAAGGCACAAATAAAGGTACCGAAGCAAGGCACAACTGGCAACATCGTGATAACGGCCACCACCCGAAAGTCGGTTGCCGCTGCTCGGTCTCGCATTGAGCTCATTGTAATCGGTGCTCGAAACAAGCAGCAATTCACACACTTTCTCTCCGTGCCGCTTAATAATCCGGCAATCATGAAGCGATTTATTGATTTCCGCGAGAAACTTCTGACCAAACTTCCGCCAGCGTTTCGTGTTGATGAATCCTTGTTTCAACAACCGGAAAAACTGCACATAACCCTCTGCACGTTAAGTTTGATGGACAACGAAGACCGGGCGAATGCGGCGCAGGTCCTGCAAGATTGTCAGGATGCTATCATTAG CCCCCTGCTAAAAGAAAACGGTCCAATGGAATTGCGTGTACGCGGGTTGGAATACATGAACGATGATCCGCATGCCGTTGATGTACTGTACGCCAAAATTGAATCCCCAACGCTGCAAAGTATCGCGGATCGTATATACGAGTACTTCATTTCCAAAGGGCTGATGCAGCGTAAATATGACCACGTCAAACTGCACGCCACGCTCATCAACTCGCTGTTCCGCACATCCAGCGGTGACAATGTGGACGAAAAAGAGGCGGAACGACGAAGGATTACCTTCGATGCCAGTGAAATACTGCGGCTTTACGGTGATTTCGATTTTGGCCAGCTGACGGTGAACGAAATCCATCTCTCCCAACGCTATTCTACGTCCTGCACCGGCTTCTACGAGGCTACCGCCACCATCAAGCTGTGa
- the LOC131266682 gene encoding mitotic-spindle organizing protein 1-like: protein MPEPNSNEGNNTNQYMRLQQSQLIRANIQNISQFLNTGLSPETLDICIKLLEAGVHPQALSEVVVQIRNQVAAINNGATEE, encoded by the coding sequence ATGCCTGAACCGAACAGTAACGAGGGAAACAACACCAACCAGTATATGCGGCTGCAACAGTCACAGCTGATTCGCGCAAACATACAGAACATTTCCCAGTTTCTCAATACCGGGCTCAGCCCGGAAACCCTGGACATTTGCATCAAACTGCTAGAGGCCGGCGTTCACCCACAGGCGCTTTCGGAGGTCGTAGTACAAATTCGCAACCAGGTCGCTGCTATCAATAATGGAGCAACGGAGGAGTAG
- the LOC131266667 gene encoding retinol dehydrogenase 12-like has protein sequence MLLTIVIGSVVAVLTYKLARLIIEGGQFRKSTRCDGKVILITGANTGIGKETARELLKRGGKVYIACRSLERANQARDDIVAQTGLSDIHVLELDLASMDSIRQFAQRFLAQEKRLDLLINNAGVMACPKALTKDGFEQQLGVNHLGHFLLTNLLLDALKAAAPSRIVNLSSLAHKYGKINRKDLNSEHSYNQVTAYCQSKLANVMFTRELAKRLAGTGVTTYSVHPGTVDTELPRHMGSFFFLFDHKLVKPILSVAFKTPLSGAQTTLYTALDEDLAQESGKYYADCREQKLSKYARDDELAEWLWNESAKMTKLSVG, from the exons ATGCTGCTGACAATTGTGATAGGGTCCGTGGTGGCCGTTTTAACCTACAAGCTAGCCAG GCTTATCATCGAAGGGGGTCAGTTCCGCAAGAGCACCCGTTGCGATGGGAAAGTGATCCTCATCACCGGTGCCAACACGGGCATCGGTAAGGAAACGGCCCGGGAGCTGCTGAAACGTGGCGGAAAAGTGTACATAGCATGCCGTTCGCTGGAGCGTGCCAACCAGGCCCGGGATGACATAGTGGCGCAAACCGGACTCTCCGACATCCATGTGCTCGAGCTGGACCTAGCATCGATGGATTCGATTCGGCAGTTTGCACAAAG GTTTTTGGCTCAAGAAAAGCGGCTCGATCTGCTGATCAACAATGCGGGAGTGATGGCCTGCCCGAAAGCGCTCACAAAGGACGGCTTCGAACAGCAGCTGGGTGTGAACCATTTGGGACACTTCTTACTCACCAATCTACTGCTGGATGCGCTCAAGGCGGCCGCACCCAGCCGTATCGTGAACCTCTCCAGCTTGGCGCACAAGTACGGCAAGATCAACCGGAAGGACCTCAACAGTGAGCATTCGTACAACCAGGTGACCGCCTACTGCCAGAGTAAGCTCGCGAATGTGATGTTCACGCGGGAGCTGGCCAAACGGCTCGCGGGTACCGGCGTGACCACGTACTCCGTCCACCCCGGAACGGTCGACACGGAACTCCCTCGGCATATGGGATCGTTCTTTTTCCTGTTCGATCA CAAACTTGTGAAACCCATATTGAGCGTTGCCTTCAAAACGCCACTGTCCGGAGCGCAGACAACACTCTACACGGCCCTGGATGAAGATCTCGCGCAGGAGAGTGGGAAGTACTACGC CGATTGTCGTGAGCAAAAACTAAGCAAGTACGCCCGCGACGACGAGCTTGCCGAGTGGCTGTGGAACGAAAGTGCCAAGATGACGAAACTGAGCGTGGGATAG
- the LOC131266661 gene encoding putative methyltransferase C9orf114, with protein sequence MKVNQKKRLKEREKMELKEIKRQKRQQNLLNRVKEQFEEIEQEKQAALDDVPVPVVSEDQRVSTVSIAVPGSIMENAQSPELRTYLAGQIARAACVFQVDEVIVFDDCAPHNQGTDRMASIETSEGATSARRCCIQLARILQYLECPQYLRKYFFPIHNDLKYCGLLNPLDSQHHLRQLSEFVFREGIVTNKPVKMGKGSFVNVGLLNDVRVDDVLEPNVRVTVKLPEGAELKSRKLRAKVVPPSQPRQETGIYWGYTVRIANSLSQVFTKSPYKGGYDLTIGTSDRGTNVHELEAKSLSYRHALVVFGGVLGLEPALESDTKLTVDSVEDLFDEYLNTVPGQGSRTVRTEEAILISMAALGGKLHPVNAPKPFACFDAIPQSKDTGIQQYAFNDVRTKPKKTPKTSVPDALPVVNVVDDYMSRFD encoded by the coding sequence ATGAAGGTGAATCAGAAAAAGCGTCTAAAGGAACGAGAAAAGATGGAgctgaaggaaataaaacgacAGAAACGCCAACAAAATCTGTTAAATCGTGTCAAAGAGCAGTTCGAGGAAATAGAGCAAGAAAAGCAAGCGGCCTTGGACGATGTGCCGGTACCGGTGGTGTCCGAAGACCAGCGTGTATCGACGGTCAGCATTGCCGTGCCGGGATCAATAATGGAAAATGCTCAATCCCCAGAACTCCGAACATACCTCGCAGGGCAGATTGCACGAGCGGCGTGTGTTTTCCAGGTCGATGAAGTCATTGTATTTGATGACTGTGCGCCGCATAACCAAGGCACGGATCGAATGGCATCAATAGAAACGTCGGAAGGTGCGACCTCGGCGAGACGTTGCTGCATTCAACTGGCCCGCATTCTGCAATATCTGGAGTGTCCGCAGTACCTGCGGAAGTACTTCTTCCCCATACACAATGACCTGAAGTATTGCGGTCTGCTCAATCCACTCGACTCGCAGCACCATCTACGGCAGCTGAGTGAGTTTGTGTTCCGCGAGGGCATCGTGACCAACAAACCGGTCAAGATGGGCAAAGGTTCCTTCGTGAACGTTGGTCTGCTGAACGACGTGCGGGTCGATGATGTGCTGGAACCGAATGTGCGAGTGACAGTAAAGCTTCCGGAGGGAGCCGAGTTGAAATCGAGAAAGTTACGCGCAAAAGTGGTGCCACCATCGCAGCCCCGTCAAGAGACGGGTATCTACTGGGGATATACGGTGCGGATCGCCAACTCACTGtcccaagtgttcaccaaaaGCCCGTACAAAGGAGGCTACGATTTGACCATCGGTACGTCAGACCGTGGAACCAATGTGCACGAGTTGGAGGCGAAAAGTCTCTCCTATCGACACGCCTTGGTTGTCTTCGGAGGTGTACTTGGTCTGGAGCCGGCACTGGAAAGTGATACCAAGTTGACGGTCGATTCGGTGGAGGATTTGTTTGATGAATATCTAAATACCGTTCCTGGACAAGGTTCCCGAACTGTGAGAACGGAGGAAGCCATATTGATATCGATGGCAGCACTGGGTGGAAAGCTGCATCCGGTTAACGCTCCAAAACCGTTCGCCTGTTTCGATGCTATCCCGCAGAGTAAAGATACCGGGATACAACAGTATGCCTTCAATGACGTACGgacaaaacctaaaaaaacacccaaaacCAGCGTTCCCGATGCCCTGCCGGTAGTAAACGTAGTGGACGACTATATGTCGCGCTTTGACTAG